From a single Coleofasciculus chthonoplastes PCC 7420 genomic region:
- a CDS encoding alkaline phosphatase family protein translates to MVKGKHPVIAIGLDAAEPSLLEKWMAQGYLKNLSRLRQQGIYGRLDNFRDSNVETAWTTFATGNPPQKTGFWAHMGLREGTYNFETLAAYDFQEYPAFYALGEEYRVAAFDVPQVRLTDKINGVQVGAWGAHSPQVESGSIPKSLYQELVDQHGASPALHNDYSVCLDLPKTFQVEERLKVGIERRSAICQDLLERENWDLFLTVFNDPHSGGHLFWHLSQPDHPLYESLRSRVSHDPLLAVYQEMDRAIGEILSKAPDDAYIVLFSAHGTGAATIDLPSFVYLPEFLYRYNFPGKWGLGYAKTSDPLPPLLTKMKWNWWERHLWGTKYDPNPIRRFLRRETPSRLFKLIEPWLDSTQEPDLISSFQLKRQGERVVPWNPAQWYKPLWPSMKAFALPSFAEGYVRINLQGREPQGIVPPSEYHALCDELCEKLYALKDARKGIPMVKRIVRTRNYPNERDPKLPDADLIVVWQEEYPTDVMDSPEYGRFGPLPPYRGGSHRPEGFIMALGSGIEAGSSLSEGHVMDLGPTILELMGAPIPERLQGKPLPLGRSEAVMDSAIT, encoded by the coding sequence ATGGTCAAGGGCAAGCATCCGGTTATCGCCATCGGGCTAGATGCCGCTGAGCCGTCCCTACTGGAAAAGTGGATGGCGCAAGGATACCTAAAAAATCTTAGCCGTCTGCGGCAGCAGGGTATCTATGGGCGTCTGGATAATTTCCGAGACTCGAATGTGGAAACCGCCTGGACAACCTTTGCTACCGGGAATCCACCTCAAAAGACGGGGTTTTGGGCGCACATGGGATTGCGGGAAGGAACATACAACTTTGAAACCCTCGCGGCGTATGATTTTCAAGAATATCCTGCCTTTTACGCCTTGGGTGAGGAGTATCGAGTCGCCGCATTTGACGTTCCCCAGGTGCGGCTGACCGATAAGATTAATGGGGTACAGGTTGGTGCTTGGGGAGCGCACTCTCCTCAAGTCGAAAGTGGTTCAATACCCAAATCCCTGTATCAAGAATTGGTTGATCAGCATGGCGCCAGTCCAGCATTGCACAACGATTATTCGGTGTGTCTGGATTTGCCGAAAACCTTTCAGGTTGAGGAACGGTTAAAGGTTGGCATTGAACGGCGATCGGCGATTTGCCAGGATTTGTTAGAACGGGAAAACTGGGACTTATTTTTGACGGTATTCAACGACCCACATTCTGGGGGTCATCTGTTTTGGCACTTGAGTCAACCGGATCATCCGTTGTATGAATCTCTAAGATCCCGTGTTTCCCATGACCCCTTGCTGGCAGTTTACCAGGAAATGGATCGTGCGATCGGGGAGATTTTGAGTAAGGCGCCTGATGATGCTTATATTGTTCTGTTTTCTGCTCATGGTACGGGCGCCGCGACGATTGATTTACCCAGCTTTGTCTATCTGCCTGAGTTTCTTTATCGCTATAATTTTCCCGGTAAATGGGGACTTGGCTACGCAAAAACTTCAGATCCCTTGCCACCCCTGTTAACCAAGATGAAATGGAACTGGTGGGAGCGGCATTTATGGGGAACGAAGTACGATCCGAATCCCATTCGACGTTTTCTGCGGCGGGAAACGCCGTCTCGACTGTTTAAGTTGATTGAACCCTGGCTTGATTCGACTCAGGAACCGGATTTAATCTCCTCATTCCAACTTAAACGCCAAGGGGAGCGAGTGGTACCGTGGAATCCAGCTCAATGGTATAAACCCCTGTGGCCCTCAATGAAGGCATTTGCCCTACCCAGTTTTGCTGAAGGGTATGTAAGGATTAATCTTCAGGGGCGAGAACCGCAAGGGATTGTGCCACCGTCGGAGTATCATGCTCTGTGTGATGAGTTGTGTGAGAAGCTTTATGCGCTCAAAGATGCCCGTAAGGGGATACCGATGGTTAAGCGGATTGTGCGGACGAGGAACTATCCGAATGAGCGTGATCCGAAGTTGCCGGATGCTGATTTGATTGTGGTATGGCAGGAAGAGTATCCTACGGATGTGATGGATAGTCCTGAGTATGGGCGGTTTGGTCCTCTACCGCCTTATCGGGGAGGGAGTCATCGTCCAGAAGGGTTTATTATGGCGTTGGGTTCGGGTATTGAGGCGGGGTCGAGTTTATCAGAAGGTCATGTCATGGATTTGGGTCCAACGATTCTAGAGTTGATGGGTGCGCCGATTCCGGAACGGTTGCAGGGGAAACCTTTACCCCTGGGAAGGAGTGAAGCTGTCATGGATAGCGCGATAACTTAA
- a CDS encoding PEP-CTERM sorting domain-containing protein — protein MITSGSPVVASVPEPLTILGSGIALGFWMLFRRMKQQ, from the coding sequence GTGATCACCTCTGGAAGCCCAGTCGTAGCTTCCGTACCTGAACCGCTCACTATTCTTGGCTCTGGTATAGCTCTGGGGTTCTGGATGCTCTTCAGAAGAATGAAGCAGCAATAA
- a CDS encoding alkaline phosphatase family protein, translated as MTPAKILFIGIDGADRDLILQWADEGLLPTFQSLLKKGAWGITHDPPGINGCHWPTFLSGVSPAQHGRYWAQQIQPGTYEIKPFGFPWEPFWNVLSRAGRNVPWVILIF; from the coding sequence ATGACTCCAGCAAAAATTCTTTTTATTGGTATTGATGGAGCAGACAGAGATCTAATCCTGCAGTGGGCAGATGAGGGTTTGCTGCCGACTTTCCAATCTCTGCTGAAAAAAGGGGCTTGGGGAATCACTCATGACCCACCCGGAATCAATGGTTGCCACTGGCCTACTTTTTTAAGTGGCGTTTCACCCGCTCAACATGGTCGTTATTGGGCGCAGCAGATTCAACCAGGTACTTATGAGATAAAACCGTTTGGGTTTCCCTGGGAACCCTTCTGGAATGTTCTCAGTCGAGCCGGTCGTAACGTCCCATGGGTCATCCTGATATTTTAG
- a CDS encoding PEP-CTERM sorting domain-containing protein has translation MNTLVKCLQLAAVSLTVLAANQAQAAIVGGSANLLTRSGLPIEPVDITVLDPAPSTVQLNLLESKNVLSFNEQQNVTLSEDVMAWDGFDLSKANIDPNVLIPTGSSVNSHFLFFDPPGDGRTYWEGTIEFDSEILGIVGHRFQFKSTSNLLGLADTTYNLNGRGLDTNNTRDELTDVVSFDGNTLSFYISAGPLGLDPIRVITNGSQATAVPEPLTVLGTGTALGFIPLLKRAYSRKQKKTKKKG, from the coding sequence ATGAATACCCTAGTAAAATGTTTACAGCTAGCTGCTGTTAGCTTGACTGTACTTGCAGCTAACCAGGCTCAGGCAGCAATAGTTGGAGGTTCTGCTAATTTACTGACTAGGAGCGGACTTCCTATCGAACCCGTGGATATCACAGTCCTTGATCCTGCTCCCTCAACTGTACAATTGAACTTGCTTGAAAGTAAGAATGTTTTATCTTTTAATGAACAGCAGAATGTTACCCTCTCTGAGGACGTTATGGCATGGGATGGATTTGATCTGTCAAAAGCAAACATTGATCCGAACGTTCTGATTCCTACTGGTTCTTCTGTCAATAGTCACTTTCTATTCTTCGATCCACCAGGGGATGGGCGTACTTACTGGGAGGGTACAATCGAGTTTGACAGCGAAATTTTAGGTATTGTAGGGCATAGATTTCAGTTTAAATCCACTAGTAACCTACTGGGTTTAGCAGATACTACCTACAATTTAAATGGCAGGGGTTTAGATACAAATAACACAAGAGATGAACTCACTGATGTGGTTAGTTTTGACGGAAATACTTTATCATTCTATATATCAGCAGGTCCTCTGGGATTAGATCCAATACGAGTGATTACCAATGGAAGTCAAGCCACTGCTGTTCCTGAACCCCTGACTGTACTTGGTACAGGTACAGCACTAGGATTTATCCCCTTGCTCAAACGCGCCTATTCCCGCAAACAGAAGAAGACCAAGAAAAAAGGTTAA
- a CDS encoding sulfotransferase domain-containing protein: MIKRLIKDITYPIIKSRPDFLIIGEQKAGTTSLYNYLTQHPQIFGNIGWKEVRYFDRPEHYNLGFGWYLGHFPSKLRKGDKLTCDASPNYLSYEFVPERIKKDLGNLKMIAVLREPVSRAYSAWQMFHSFADIDNAHLRRFYDKRTFAEAIEEEFSPNFDHAKYPFRYDYVGRGKYGQNLENYYNYFDKESILVLNMDQFRTDLGIVLNQVCDFLEIEQFSQGTLQSLQQEKYNKGKYKFKKNPADEEKLEFLKRYFVPFNEKLYTLLGERYNW; this comes from the coding sequence ATGATAAAGCGATTGATCAAGGATATCACCTATCCAATCATTAAGTCCAGACCTGACTTTTTGATTATTGGAGAGCAGAAGGCTGGAACTACCTCCTTATATAACTATCTAACTCAACATCCCCAAATCTTTGGCAACATTGGCTGGAAAGAAGTTCGTTATTTTGATAGACCCGAACATTACAATCTGGGCTTTGGTTGGTATTTAGGGCATTTTCCCTCTAAACTTCGGAAAGGAGATAAACTGACCTGTGATGCCTCACCTAACTACCTTTCTTACGAATTTGTTCCTGAACGGATTAAAAAAGATTTAGGAAACCTTAAAATGATTGCCGTATTGAGAGAACCAGTCTCTCGTGCTTATTCAGCATGGCAGATGTTTCATAGTTTTGCCGATATTGATAATGCTCATTTAAGGCGATTTTATGACAAAAGAACTTTTGCAGAGGCGATTGAAGAAGAATTCAGCCCAAATTTCGATCATGCGAAATACCCTTTTCGTTATGATTATGTGGGTAGAGGTAAATATGGACAAAATTTAGAAAATTATTATAACTATTTTGATAAAGAAAGTATTTTAGTTCTCAATATGGATCAGTTCCGTACCGATTTAGGGATAGTACTAAATCAGGTATGCGATTTTTTAGAAATAGAACAATTTTCTCAGGGAACACTTCAAAGTTTACAGCAGGAAAAGTATAATAAAGGTAAGTATAAATTTAAAAAAAATCCTGCCGATGAGGAAAAGCTAGAGTTTCTGAAACGTTATTTTGTTCCTTTTAATGAAAAGCTGTATACCCTGTTAGGGGAGCGCTATAATTGGTGA
- a CDS encoding sulfotransferase family protein: MIKQAIKKVVYPIYPIIKSQPDFLVIGVQRAATTSLYRYLIQHPQILVTHKSRETYYFDNPGNHRKGFGWYVGHFPSKLRKGDKLTFEDSPSYLYYKHIPKLIKQDLGNIKMIAILRNPVDRAYSAWQMYHSYSSLPLKHLRERADQRTFAQAIEQEFNPELPLPKYPYNYLDRGKYGQQLENYYTYFDKNNILVLNFEQLSNDLGSALQQICDFLNIEPFPDEKIKQFQNEKYAAAKYVRSSGDEQVLERLKNYFVPFNEKLYELLGTRYTW, translated from the coding sequence ATGATAAAACAAGCAATCAAAAAAGTCGTCTATCCCATCTATCCAATTATTAAGTCTCAACCGGACTTTTTAGTAATTGGAGTGCAAAGAGCAGCAACAACTTCACTGTATCGCTATCTCATTCAGCATCCTCAAATCCTCGTCACCCATAAAAGTCGAGAAACCTACTACTTTGACAACCCTGGCAACCATCGTAAAGGCTTCGGCTGGTACGTAGGTCATTTCCCATCCAAGCTGCGGAAAGGGGATAAGCTAACCTTTGAAGATTCCCCCAGTTATCTCTACTATAAGCATATCCCGAAGCTCATCAAGCAAGACTTGGGCAATATTAAGATGATTGCCATCCTGAGAAATCCTGTCGATCGCGCTTATTCAGCATGGCAGATGTATCATAGCTATTCCAGTCTACCTCTGAAACATTTGAGAGAACGGGCTGATCAAAGAACCTTTGCTCAAGCCATTGAACAAGAATTTAATCCAGAATTACCTCTCCCTAAATATCCTTATAACTATCTAGACCGGGGAAAGTATGGGCAACAACTCGAAAATTACTATACTTATTTTGACAAAAATAATATTCTCGTCTTGAACTTCGAGCAGTTGAGCAACGATTTAGGTTCAGCCCTCCAGCAAATCTGCGATTTTTTAAACATCGAACCCTTTCCGGATGAGAAAATCAAGCAGTTTCAAAACGAAAAATATGCCGCAGCAAAGTATGTGAGAAGTTCTGGCGATGAGCAAGTCCTGGAACGACTAAAGAATTATTTTGTTCCGTTTAATGAGAAGCTATATGAACTTTTAGGGACTCGTTATACCTGGTGA
- a CDS encoding glycosyltransferase family 2 protein, whose translation MTQPYHSYPLLVIILNYRTPGMTIDCLHSVVNDVQSLPGTRVVVTDNASGDGSVEQISTAIKTEGWGDWASVMPLDHNGGYAFGNNAAIRSALESTNSPPYILLLNPDTIARPNAIKTLVNFMNEHPDVGIAGSRLEDPDGTPQCSAFRFHTALSELDSSLRLGLVSKVLTKWVVWPPVPEQACPTDWVAGASMIIRREVFEQVGLLDEAYFMYYEEMDFCLQAKKAGWSCWYVPESRVVHLVGQSSGVTDTKRPPKRRPQYWFDSRRRYFIKNYGWLYASCADIFWASGFTLWRLRRVVQRKPDTDPPQLLGDFLRNSVFLKGGVS comes from the coding sequence ATGACTCAACCTTATCATTCCTATCCCCTACTCGTAATCATCCTCAATTATCGCACCCCTGGTATGACTATCGATTGCCTCCACTCGGTAGTCAATGACGTTCAATCCCTACCCGGTACTCGCGTTGTTGTTACTGACAACGCTTCTGGCGACGGTTCAGTCGAGCAAATCAGCACCGCTATAAAAACCGAAGGTTGGGGGGATTGGGCATCCGTTATGCCATTAGATCACAACGGCGGTTACGCTTTCGGCAACAATGCCGCCATTCGTTCAGCCCTGGAGTCCACCAATTCCCCTCCCTACATCCTACTCCTAAACCCCGATACGATCGCACGCCCTAATGCCATCAAAACCTTAGTCAACTTCATGAACGAACATCCTGACGTAGGAATCGCCGGAAGTCGCCTAGAAGATCCCGATGGCACTCCCCAATGTTCAGCCTTTCGCTTTCACACCGCCCTGAGTGAACTTGATAGCAGTTTACGTCTTGGTTTAGTCTCAAAAGTCTTGACAAAATGGGTCGTGTGGCCCCCCGTTCCCGAACAAGCTTGTCCCACTGACTGGGTCGCGGGTGCTAGTATGATTATTCGTCGAGAAGTATTCGAGCAGGTGGGCTTACTTGATGAAGCCTACTTCATGTACTACGAAGAAATGGACTTTTGCCTACAAGCAAAAAAAGCAGGTTGGAGTTGCTGGTATGTTCCCGAAAGTCGGGTTGTCCACCTAGTTGGACAAAGTTCGGGTGTTACCGACACTAAACGCCCACCGAAACGCCGCCCCCAATACTGGTTTGATTCCCGACGACGGTATTTTATCAAAAATTACGGTTGGCTGTATGCCTCCTGTGCTGATATTTTTTGGGCTTCAGGGTTTACCCTGTGGCGCTTGCGCCGGGTAGTTCAACGGAAACCCGATACTGATCCGCCCCAACTCCTGGGAGATTTTCTCCGCAATAGCGTGTTCCTCAAAGGCGGTGTATCATAG